A segment of the uncultured Desulfobulbus sp. genome:
GCCGTCCCCTTCCCGAACATATCCCCCTTTCCTTGATCGGCATCAGCTCGACCCTGGTGATCACCTGGCTCTTTTCCAGATACGAGCTGAAAATAGGCCGAAAGACCGGCTCACCGAGCCTCATTGCCGATGCCCGTCACATCTGGACGGATATGCTCTCCACACTCGTTATCCTTGTCTCGCTAGTGGGCAGCGCCTTCGATCTTGCTTTGGACACCTTTGCCGCGGTGATTGTGGTCTTTTTTATAGCGCGCTCCGCCCTGACCATTCTGGTTGATTCGGTTCGGGTGCTGCTCGACGCCTCCCTTGATTTTGACACCATCACCCGAATCCGAAAAACCGTTCTCGCCGACCCTCGCGTCGCCCGGATCAATCACCTCTGGGCGAGAAATGCCGGACGCTATAAATTCGTCGAGCTGGATCTCATTTTGCGAGTCCATGACCTGGAACGCGGGCACCGAATCTCGGAGGAGATTGAAAACAGGGTCAAAATGGAGATTACCCAAGTTGACCGGGTACTGATTCATTTCCAGGCGCAAGGAAACGCAAATGAAGTTATTGCCATGCCCCTCAGTGCCGATGGCCAAACCATCTCAGCGCATTTTGGCGAGGCACCTCTCTTTCGCATAGTCACGCTCCAGCACCCACAAAACACCGTCATCAATGACCGACTGCTGGAAAATCCCTTTCTCCAGGAAGAGAAAGCCAAAGGGATCAAGGTTGCGCAGTGGCTCCTGGAAAACGGCCTGACTGTGTTACTCTCGTTGCAGGATCAGTCGGGAAAAGGTCCGGGTTTTGTCCTGGGAAATGGCGGCGCAGAAATTCTGCTCACCAAAAAGACCAATGCAGATGAGGCCATGGAGGCGTTTACCACTTTAACATCGAGCTGATCAATACTGTGCGGGCAGCGGACACCATTCCGATAATCGCTTCAAGTGGTACTGGCGGAGTGGAGCACTTCCTGGAGGTGTTGCGGAAGAAACCCGCTGAAACGGCCTCGGCGATATGAATTTTCCACCGTAAGGACGATCCGATTAGCGAGGCTGACAGGAGCGGGGAGATAGGGCAGAACACTTCCCACCCTCAAAAAATCAATATTTTACAACACTTTTATATAGTTATGCAAAATACACACGGCACAATTCCAAGATACTATTTTGATAATTTCAACGCATCCCTCTTTCTTCCCCGCACTTGAGGTTGAACAGTCGATCACGGAATAGCCGAGGGGGTTTGCCTATATTGAAGTTGACTCCAATCGAATTCGTTGACACAGTAGCCAACGGCTCCTTTAGTTCACAAGCGTTTGAACCATGACGAATAACGAAAGACCGTGCCTGTTTATGGCGGGAAGAATCGTTCTGCCGGGGGGAATTAGGTGTGTCGTACGAATTAAGCTACGCTGAAAAAGGGTTCCTTGTCCACTTCGCGGGCAATGTCTCCATCGAAGAATTGAATCGCGCCAATGGAGAAATTCAGACCCACTACTACTTTGATTATCATACATACCAAGTCATCGATTTATTGGACGCAAACCTCTCTTCCGTCACCGAAGAAGACGCTGAATTCCCTGCAGTCACAGACAGCGTGGCATCGAAAACAACTTTGCACAGCGTGAGGGTCGTGTTTGTTGTCAAGGAGAGCTATGCGTTCAGCGTAGTGAACAGTTATGTGACATACGCGCGACAGTTGGTGCCGAAATGGGAGTTCGCTGTTTTCCCAACTCGTGATGAAGCGCTGAAGTGGGCCAGATCGGCCCGTCTCTCGGCATAAATTCGTGGAAGCACTGCCACTGCGAAGATGATCGGGATCAGCCCTCTGGTCGAATCAACTCCAACCCTATCATTCATAGTCTGCCCCTGAGGGGTAAGGGCAGAACACCGGAACAAGGAAATCAGAGACTGCCAGGTACCAAACAAGGACAGGCAAAGGAGACATCAGGAAATACGGAAAAAATTTCTCGCAAAACTGCCTGAACCCATTATTTTCCGATATTGAAACAAGTTTTAAATGGACAAATGAGCCAAAAACGCCCCAACCCACTCCCTCCTCTTCAAGCAATGCTTCCCGTTACAGAACCCCTTTTTCAACAGACCCTTGCATGGTACTTTTCCTATGCAAAATCGTATTTCTCAGACGATGCCAACTGTCAGGAGCATATTCTGCTCAAACAAAAACACAGCCTCAGGGTTGCGGCCCTCATTGGCGTCCTTGCCAGGGAACTGGGGCTCTCCGATGAAGAGAGAGTCCTGGCAAAACTGATTGGGTTGCTGCACGATATTGCCAGATTCGAGCAGTACACCCGTTACCAGAGCTTCCATGACAAGGTCTCCTTCGATCATGGAGAGGTTGGCGCGAAACTGCTCTGCGAGGTCGGACCGTTACAGGGTCTCGACAACGATCTGCGCGAAATACTGAGTTGCGCGATTCTTCACCACAACAAGATCGATATCCCAACCACTCTTTCCAAGCGGGAAACCCTCCATACCCGTCTCGTGCGGGATGCGGACAAGCTCGATATCATCTATCTCACCTGCAGTTATCTGAAAAACGGCAGCAGATTTCCCACGGTATTTCCAGCGGGTGCAGGCCAGGTATCTCCAGAGATCGTTCACGCCCTGGCCCGAAGACAGCTGGTGGAATACGGCATGGTACGAAGTCTTGGCGACTTTCATCTCCTGAAGGCCGGCTGGGTCTATGATCTTAATTTCACCCCTTCCCTGGACATCCTCCACAGACGAGGCCACCTCAGTCTCCTGAAAGCCGCTCTCCCCGCATCAACCGAGATTGAGGAGATCTTCAATCAGATCCAGCACTATATCCAGGAACGGCTCGGCTGAGCACCACGCCTCCCCCCGCTCATGCCGGGACATTTGGCACCAGCTGCTGAGAGACGCTGTTGTCCCGGTGAGCTGATCAATTGAGCAAAAAAAGGCTACGGACGTTGACCGGGTGGCACGAATCGACCGCCCGGCCAGGCGGCTGTTGCCAGGTGCCTGCCCAAGCCATAGCTGACAAGCCTGTTTCTCAGCTCAAGCAACTGGGTCACAAGCGCCTCCTCGACGTGTGCATAGGCAGCCTCGTCCGCTACCCGGTTGACAACGATGCCCAACAGCTCGGTGATGGCGTTACCGACCGAATTTTGGCTTATGGTCACAATCAATCGACCGCTATCATCCCGGTAGAGAAGCTGCTTATACGCCGGTTGCCAACGAATCTCATTGGCAAACATGGGATCTTCGATCACCTGCAGTCGCAGGATGCGGGCAGCCTGGTGAAACTGGTCGCTATAGAGGAGAATATCTTCAATATGGTCGGCATAGGCGACCCCGGCCGGGATTTTTGTATCCCCTGAAGCGACAAGATTGAAAAAGGTTCGATAGAACTCAAGAAAACCGCACAAGACCATATCGTATTCCTTCCAGAACTGGCCTTTTTTCAGCTGCTCCGCCCCTCCGACCACTTCCCAGCTCGGTAACCCCTGGGGGTAACCGGTGATCGACAGTTTGCCTGCATCCGGTGAGATCGGGCGGAGAACCTTAAGGTCGAAAACCTCCAGAAACTGCAGATAGACATCGCTGAGGAAGCTGAGAAACAGGCCGTTCTGGCCACCGTCGGTCAGATTCGGGTCATCCTCGGCAGCAGGCGCTGACGACGCGAGTAACGCCTTCTCGAACACCATGAAATGATTATGAATCATCCTGATGCTCGGCACCCCTGGTTTGTTGATCGGCCATGTTGCGTCGAGACTGGCCTCACCGCAAAAAACCAGATACTCCTCCGGATCCGGATATTTCTCCAGCATGTACTGAAAGACGACATTGGTCATCCTGCTGAAGGTCAGATTTTCTTCCTGCGTGAGTTGGTCGCGACGGACCGGACGCCCCATGGGATCCAGCACCTTGGTGGAAGTATCGAAGATGATGGAGGTATCAAAGAGATTGGAATGACCGATAGCCTTCCTGTAAAGGAGAAACCCCTCATCAGTTCTGAGCAGACCGTTTTCCCGGGCAAGATGCCGCAGGTTGCACGGGCTGTTAAAAAACTCCGTGGGGGCAACACCTGCCGGTATTTCCATGGGGATCGGCCGATGCGGCGTGATAACTGTCCGGGGATAGGATGTAGTCATGGTCGCTCCGAATGCATGAAGGGAACAGGATCTTTGTCCAGGTAAGGAGTATGAGGCAGCAATCGCTCTTCTGTCTGTGAAAAGATCTCAAAAGAAGCCACCGGGGGGAAAAGGAACCGCATTTGACTGGGCCCGCGTGGTCAATGCCCTTCCCCATCCTCAAAAGACACAAGGTCAAGCTCCTTCAGAATGCTCTTCGAAAGCGAGAGGCATGGACGAAACCTCAATCCGGTTTCTGCCGTTCTGCTTGGCCTGATACAGCGCCATATCCGCCTGCCTGATCAGATTTGCCGACGTCATGCCGCACAGCAGATCCTGATCCAGTCTGTGCGCCTCATGCCAGCAGGCCCTCCTGCCCTTACAGACATTCTGGCTGCAGCCAACGCCAATACTGACGGTCACCCGCCTCGTCTCTTCGCCTTCGGTATGGTCGATTTCCAGCTCGGCTATGTCCGCAAGGATCGATTCGGCAAACTCGAGGGCGTATTCCAACGGGCACTTGGGCAACAGCATAGCAAACTCCTCACCTCCGTAGCGGGCCACCAGGTCCCCCGGACGCCGCACCCGTGTGGCCAGATAACCGGCCACGGTACGCAGGCAGTCGTCTCCAGCCTGGTGCCCATACCGGTCGTTGAACTGTTTGAAATGATCGATATCGAGCATCAACAGGGACAAGGGGTACCTGTTTCGGCAGGCACGCCGCCACTCGTTCTCTATCGCCTTGTCGAAAGAACGCCGATTGGCGATGCCTGTCAGACCGTCCTGGGTGCTGAGCATTCGCAACTGATCGGTGTGATGTTTGAGCGCCAGGTAATTGCTCACCCTGGCCTTGACGATCTGCGGATGCGGAGGCTTGTGGATGAAATCAAGGGCACCGGCTTCCAGCGCCTGGGTTTCCATGTCAGCGTCGGTCTGGGAGGTGACGAACAGGATAGGGATCTCGGCCAGCAACGGATCTTGCTTGAATTCTTGACAGACTTTCAGGCCATCCCGGTCCGGCATAACGATGTCCAGCAAAACCAGATCGGGATTGATCGCCTGAGCCATTGTTCGGGCCTCGCTTCCCCGGGTGGTAAAATAGACCTTGCCGCACCCTTTGAGGAGAGTGGCCAGAAGGCGGATTGCTCCGGGATCATCGTCGATCACCAGGATGCGGGATTCGTGTTCAGCCATCAGTTGCTTTTGCATGTCGTTTGTCCAAGCTGTTGCAAAATATCCAGTGCCGCTCTGAAATCGAGGCAATCCATGGCATCGCGCAGACGCCGGCGTTGATCGGCGGAAAGATGGTTGGCCATGGCCGGAGCCATTGTCTCGAACTGCTCCAGGGCCGCAAGATTCTGCTCGTCCAGGGCTCGAATGAGCTCTCCAAGGGCCTTGCGATCGAGATCTGTGGTGCGGGCATCACTCTCCAGTCCTGTACCATTTTCCACACCGCGCAAATACTTGTCAACGCCATCGTGGAGACGGTGCAGAGCATTCCCCAGCTGTGCAAGGGCAGCGTCAGCCCTGGGATTCGCGCCACTTTTGATCTGCTCCTCCAACGCCAGGGCCTGCATGGCCACCTCTGTTGCGCCAATGTTCCCCAGCATGCCGCGCAGGGTGTGCAACCCGGCGGCGGCCTCGTCCCATCGGTTGTTTGCCAGATCCCGGCCAAGCGCTTCAAGCAGTGCAGTGTCTTTTTCCACCAGGGGCCGGAGGAGGGAATGGAACAATTCGAGATCGCCATTGAGCCGCTTGAGAGCCATCCGGCTGTCAAGCCCGGCAATACCGAGCTCACCCACCGAAGCTGCCGGGAGCGAAGGCAGGGCTGGTGCAGGCAGGTCCTTTCCGTTCTGCGGTGCAATCCAACGAAGCAGGCAGGCGAGTAAATCCTCCTGATTGATCGGCTTGGGGAGATGATCATTCATTCCGGCTGCCGCACAGGCGGTCCGGTCCTTTGCCATCACCGCTGCGGTCATGGCGATAACCGGAAGGGCATTGAACTGGCCTTGGGCACGGATGCGGCGGGTGGCCTCCAGGCCATCCATCTCAGGCATGTGCAGATCCATCAGCACCGCATCAAACGGTTTCTCGTTCAGCAGTCTGAGGGCCTGTGCACCATTCCAGGCCGGGGTGACGATCATGCCCATTCGTTCCAATATGTGGCGCGCCACGAGCTGATTGGTCTCGTTGTCCTCAACCAGCAAAACCTTTGCACCGCGCAGGGGCATGGCCCGATCTTCGAGACTTTCCTTGATCCCCAGCGACGACTTACGACGCCCTGCACCTCGTACATCCATGATGGCATCGAACAGGCGGGACGGCATGACCGGCTTGGTCAAAACGGCCGCCAGTTGCAGATCCGGAATCGAGGGCAGCAGTTGCTCCGGCCCCTGTGCGGTAATCAGCATGATAATGGGTGTCTGCGGCAAGACTCCGCGCGCAACCATCTCCTGCAACCGTTTTGCCACCATCATTCCCCCCATTTCCGGCATCGCCCAGTCCAACAGGATCAAATCATAGGGGGGCTGCATGTCCTTGCCGGTCTGGAGCAAACATTCCAGCGCATCAGGGCCCGAAGAGGCCTCGCTTACATCAAAATTCCACGAGTGGAGGGTTTTTCTCAACATTTCGCGGGAGCTGTCCAGGTCATCGACGACCAGCACCCGCATGGTGCCCATCTCTTCCTGAAAACGGGCGGCATCATCCCGGGCCTCAACGGGCAAGACCAGGGTAAAAGAAAAGCAGCTGCCCCGGCCGAGCTCGCTTTCCACACTCAGTTCGCCCCCCATCCGCTGCACCAGATATCTGGATATGGTCAACCCCAGCCCGGTGCCGCCGAAACGGCGGGTAATCGATCCATCTGCCTGCTGAAAGGGTTTGAACAGGTGTTCCTGCATCTCTTTATCGATACCGATGCCGGTATCGCGCACGATAAATTGGATCACCGCCGAATCCCCGGCATGGGGTGGTTCACGCAGGCAATGCACCCTGACCCAGACCTCGCCCGCCTGGGTGAATTTCACCGCATTGCCCACCAGATTGTTGAGCACCTGGCCAAGACGCACAGGATCGCTGCGCAACCGTCGCGGAACGTTTGGCGCAAGCTCGACCACCAGTTCCACCCCCTTCTCGTCAGCGCCGACACTGAAAAGATCGGCAACACTTTGCAAAACCTCCTCCAGGTCGAAGGGCACTGCATCCAGCGCCAGATGACCGGCTTCGATTTTCGAAAAATCGAGGATGTCGTTGATGATGGACAGCAAGGCCTTGGATGAGGTCCGTATTTTGCCCAGGTAGTCGAGCAAGCGGGGAGAAA
Coding sequences within it:
- a CDS encoding diguanylate cyclase; this encodes MAEHESRILVIDDDPGAIRLLATLLKGCGKVYFTTRGSEARTMAQAINPDLVLLDIVMPDRDGLKVCQEFKQDPLLAEIPILFVTSQTDADMETQALEAGALDFIHKPPHPQIVKARVSNYLALKHHTDQLRMLSTQDGLTGIANRRSFDKAIENEWRRACRNRYPLSLLMLDIDHFKQFNDRYGHQAGDDCLRTVAGYLATRVRRPGDLVARYGGEEFAMLLPKCPLEYALEFAESILADIAELEIDHTEGEETRRVTVSIGVGCSQNVCKGRRACWHEAHRLDQDLLCGMTSANLIRQADMALYQAKQNGRNRIEVSSMPLAFEEHSEGA
- a CDS encoding cation diffusion facilitator family transporter; this translates as MESSEKTAWLSILTNISLACIKAAIALASGSVAVLADAVHSLTDVVSAVIILIGIKIARRPARGFPYGLYKVENLVALITSVCILFAGYEILKTVFFGGSRPLPEHIPLSLIGISSTLVITWLFSRYELKIGRKTGSPSLIADARHIWTDMLSTLVILVSLVGSAFDLALDTFAAVIVVFFIARSALTILVDSVRVLLDASLDFDTITRIRKTVLADPRVARINHLWARNAGRYKFVELDLILRVHDLERGHRISEEIENRVKMEITQVDRVLIHFQAQGNANEVIAMPLSADGQTISAHFGEAPLFRIVTLQHPQNTVINDRLLENPFLQEEKAKGIKVAQWLLENGLTVLLSLQDQSGKGPGFVLGNGGAEILLTKKTNADEAMEAFTTLTSS
- a CDS encoding HD domain-containing protein, with protein sequence MSQKRPNPLPPLQAMLPVTEPLFQQTLAWYFSYAKSYFSDDANCQEHILLKQKHSLRVAALIGVLARELGLSDEERVLAKLIGLLHDIARFEQYTRYQSFHDKVSFDHGEVGAKLLCEVGPLQGLDNDLREILSCAILHHNKIDIPTTLSKRETLHTRLVRDADKLDIIYLTCSYLKNGSRFPTVFPAGAGQVSPEIVHALARRQLVEYGMVRSLGDFHLLKAGWVYDLNFTPSLDILHRRGHLSLLKAALPASTEIEEIFNQIQHYIQERLG